In Podarcis raffonei isolate rPodRaf1 chromosome 8, rPodRaf1.pri, whole genome shotgun sequence, the genomic window cgttctaaTAAGGCTTTGCttcagaccctttatcatcttggtcaccctcctgtGCAcccattccagcttgccaatatgcttacattgtggtgcccagaactgggtacagtattccagatgttgtCTGACCAAGCAGAAAAGAGTGGTACAATTACTTCTCTTGaccttgatgcagcctagaatagcattagaagaagaagaagaagaagaagaagaagaagaagaagaagaagaagaagaagagaaaagaagagtagtttggatttgatatcccacctttcactccccttcaggagtctcaaagcagctaacattctcctttcccttcctcccccacaacaaacactctgtgaggtgagtggggctgagagacttcagagaagtgtgactggcccaaggtcacccagcatgtggaggagcggagacgtggacccggttccccagattactcttaaccactacaccacactggcttagatTTTTGTGATGTTGCATCACACGgtttgactcatgttaagcttgtagtcTTTTAATGTTGACTTGATCCTTAAATCCTTTTTACATGTACTTCTGACAAGCTAGGTGTCCCCCATATTATATTGgtacatctggttcttcctgcctaagtgcagaacattACAACTGTCCCTACTGGAATTCATTTTGTCAGTTtgagcccagttctccaatttgttaaggccattttgaatcccgattctgtctacTGCGGCATTaactacccttcccagtttggtgtcatttgcaaagTTGATGTGCACCCTCTCACTTCCTTCGTCCAAGTCTTTTATAAATACATTGAACgacaggcccaggacagagcccagcggcaccccacttgtcactttttcccaggatgacgaggaaccagtAATGagcactttaattttttttttaatataagatatttattagaattttacaaaaggcaggaatttacaaaataaaaagacaacaagagaaaaaagaaaaatacaaaaaatacaaaaatacatagaaaaaaaagaaggaaaaaaaatacagaaaaagtaaatagaaaaaattaaaaacaaatccatttttttcatatcttgGATTTCatctgcttatttccctgacctcctcacacctcccttttttgtattcccgttcacatagtcagttcagcaaatccttaccctctttcatttatcttaactctatatctcaacatattataactatatattttcatccgttatcaatccatttttacatattcttattaaccttgttgctaatgccacttaatttcaatccaacatcattttaacattcattaattttacaatgtttccgcaaatagtctttaaatttcttccaccaactcttctccctggtctcggattctgccagtcatttccgccagttccatatagtccatcaccttcatctgccactcttccagggtgggtaaatcttgtgtcttccaatactttgcaatgagtattcttgctgctgttgtagcatacataaagaaagttctatccttctttggcaccaattggccgactatgcccaggagaaaggcctctggtttcttcaggaaggtatatttaaatacctttttcatttcattatagatcatctcccagaaagccttaatctttgggcacgtccaccaaagatgaaagaatgtaccttcgttttctttacatttccaacatttattatcggacaaatgatagatttttgcaagcttgactggtgtcatgtaccacctgtatatcattttcataatattctctcttagggcattacatgccgtaaatttcatacctgtggtccacaactgttcccagtcagcgaacataatgttatgtccaacatcttgggcccgtttaatcatagcagatttcaccgtttcatcctgagtgttccattttaacagcaagttatacattctagaaagtatctttgttttaggatctaacagttctgtttccaattttgatttctccacctggaagccagtttttttgtccaaattgtaagcctcccttatttgataatagtgaagccagtctcacactttatcttttaatttctcaaaactctgcaatttcaatttgtctccttcttgctccaaaatttcccaatattttggccatttggcctccatattgagctttttctgagcctttgcttccatcggtgacaaccaccttggggttttattttcaagtaagtctttatatcttatccaaacattaaacaatgctttcctgacaatatggtttttaaatgctttatgtgctttgaccttgtcataccacagatatgcatgccatccaaaaacgttattaaagccttctaaattcaaaatgtctgtgttctcaagaagcagccattctttcaagcagcagaatgctgctgattcataataaagtttaaggtctggcagggcaaatccacctctttcctttacatcagttagtattttaaattttattctgggcttcttgccctgccagacaaatctagaaatgtctctctgccacttcttgaaacaatccattttgtccaaaatttgcaatgattgaaacaaaaacaacattcttggcaatacattcatctttataacagcaattcgacccaacaaggatagcttcaaattcgaccatatttctaagtcctttttcacttctgaccaacatttctcatagttgtctttaaataagtttaagttcttagcagtcatattaacccccaggtattttactttcttaaccaatgttaagcctgtctccttctgaaacctctctttctcaaacggtgttaagtttttctcaagaactttagtttttaacttgttcaacttaaatcctgccacatgaccaaattcttgaatcaattctaatactcttttagtactagattctggctcctgtaaagtcaaaactaagtcatctgcaaaagctttcaatttgtattgtttggctccgacctgtatacctttaatcagacggtcccttctaatcatatttagcagaacctccaggaccgaaataaaaagcaatggggaaattgggcagccttgtcgtgtacctttctctatcttgaattcctctgtcaccacattgttaactattagtttagccttttgttctgagtaaattgcacttataccattttcaaacccttgaccaacccccatcccctgaagatttttcttcataaaactccaagaaatattatcaaaggctttctccgcatctacaaagattaaaactgctttagtattgatgttcacttgcaacttctccaaaatgttaattatattcctcgtgttatcagacaagtgtctacctgggagaaagccagcttggtctttatgtatctcttccactaatactatttttaatcttttagccaaaatatcagcaaatatttggtTGGTGGCAGTAATGAGCACTTTAAGTCAGTCAACCAGTTACAAATCGACCTGTTACCctatccagcccacattttaccggCTTTTTCCACAAGactatcatgggggactttgtcaaaagccttactgaaatccagataaactatgtccacagcattcccctggtcCACCAAGCCTATAATTCTATCAAAAAGGGAAATGAGATCTGTGTGGCATGacatatttttgagaaacccatgctgggtcttagcaatcaaagcatccttttctaagtgctgacagactgttgaattatctgttctaggatctTTCCTGGTCCTAGAACCAGGAAAACAGTAGAAgatggggaaaatatttgcctgcctccaatctgtagggacctcacctgttctccaaggatTCACagagattatagacagaggctcttgGTTTACATCCACAAACTCCTTTAGTAatcttgggtgcagctcatcaggtcctggagatctgaattcatttaaagtagctaggtatTCCGTTACTCTTTTCCTATCATTCTCTGTCTGATGCTGGCGGTGTGCAGGAAATGCGAGTTTCTACATACTGAGTATATAgaaacttctttttattattatggaaGAAATTCATTATACCCCTGCAGATGGCTTCCTTCCTGCTCCACCTCACTgatcaagtcccccccccccccaattataaaTGCTCAGCCAATTCAGTATCTGAGCAGCAGAGGGCACGCTGGAGTATGTTTTGTTCATTCACAGGAGACTTCAAATAACATCTAAATAGCAAAACTTCCAGTTTATAGTTAATTCTGTTTGCGTGAGAGTATAATATATAATAAGTCCCAAGCTGGCAGAGGACAGCAGTGTGAGCTGATTATTACTCATACTGCCCATTGCCAGTGTGACTCACACCTGACCTAACCCAAGAAGGATCGGTCTTCAATGGTCCAAGTCTTTTCTCTCTGTTGAAACTGTTGGCCACTTTCTGATACCACAGCCAACATCATCATGTGTCTAacacaggggtagccaacctaaggcccgggagccggatgcagcccaatcaccttctcagtctggcctgcggatggtcagggaaccagcatgtttttacatgagtagaatgtgtccttttatttaaaatgcatctctgggttatttgtggggcctgcctggtgtttttacatgagtagaatgtgtgcttttatttaaaaggcacctCTGGGTTCTTGCACTCTTCAAAAGGAGTGCAAGATAATTGCACCTAAGCAACGGCAACCAGTGATCAAGGGGATGAAGGAATTCCCCCTACAAGGACAGCTTGCAGCATCttgagactttttagtttagagaaaaggtgaccaAGAGTGACATAGTTCAGGGATATAAAATAATagtttttttctccttctctcataacactagaacttgtataGGCCAGAAATCATTAACTTTTTTGCATCCTGAGAGTCACCTTTTCTTCTATGAACAATCTTCAAGGGGGAGCCAGCGTGAGGGAGATTTGTGGCGATGGGGCGGCAGGATGAGAAGGCGCTGGAGGGCCAGAGCGGGGaccccgaggaggaggaggaggaagaagaacttGTGGATCCTTTAACTACTCTAAGGGAGCATTGTGAACAGATTGAGAAATGTGTGAAAGCTCGGGAACGTTTAGAGGAGTGTAATGCTCGAGTGTCATCCAAGTCCAATACGGAGAAGTGTACAGAGGAACTCTTTGACTTCTTGCATGCTAGAGACCATTGTGTGGCTCATAAACTCTTCAGCAAATTGAAATAAATGTTAATATAAGCCTGTGTCGTCCTCATGCATAGCTGATGAAAACCTGAGTGTTCagtttgagtaaacatgcagctCTGCACATGTGATATGAAAGTGAATACAACTAGCTCTGTGGTAATTCTGGGAGAATTTAAGAGTTGCCATCAGGATACATCTGTTATGTAGAAGATTTGTGGCTGCTTAACAAAGTGTTTCTGTAGACTTCTGATAttaaagatattttttaaaaaaaatcttcaaggGGTTGCCCATTGGCAAGGCAGGGGCCAGAGGTAGAAATGGACAAAGCAGCAACTGGAAAGTTTACCACTGTGAAGTAGTCTAGtttcaacacaaacacacaactctgttctctatccaggcaagcaggaagcaTTATCAAATTTCAAGGGTGAACCCCAGCTTGGCAAAAGTGCTTAAGGAAACTACAAAGCATATCTGGCGAAGGGTGTGACCTGGGGAAAGAGGGCGTTGTCTAGGGAGcaccccaagggccagatagagcaCCCTGGAGAGAAacatgtggcccctgggtctCAGGGTCCCCAGCCCTGATATACACTATAAGCTTCTAGGGGCAAAGTCCTGTCCCACTTCTGCTGCAAAGTGCACATGCACTGATGACAAATGTATAAACAAATTGTGATGTTCCCTTGAAAAACAAACTAGTCtaaaatgttctttaaaagtCCCAAATTGGCACCAACAGGAGATCAAAGTTCATCTCCTTGGTGACTGTGCGTGAGCTGAATCCGCCCCACTCAAAGTCCACATGCACTTTCTACCCAATCAATTTAAATTGCAAAACAAAGTCTTGCTGGGAATTTAACTCAAATGAGCCATGCAGAGTAAGAAaagtgatattattattttttgagatTCCTAGCAGCTGCACAGTAGCCCCTTGGGAAATCAGAAGGGGGTCTGACATTGAAAACAATCCCTGACTCCTCCTTGGGATTTGGGTTTAAGAAACGGAACCTGCCATGCCAGTGGAATACTCTGCAAAGAAGGACCAAACCTCTGCCAAAGCTTAtaccattttttatttaattaaaatagaACATTTGGTGCAAAACAAGTTTATTCATGGCAGCTATAACTAGCTTGCATGTGTGCCTGTGAGATTAAAACAAACGTACTCATCTCAAATAAGATGAAAACTgtactcatcccccccccccaatgcgcTTAGGATCCTTCACTGTACAGTTTTACCTAGATTTAATTCCACGGACACTTTA contains:
- the LOC128419976 gene encoding cytochrome b-c1 complex subunit 6, mitochondrial-like, encoding MGRQDEKALEGQSGDPEEEEEEEELVDPLTTLREHCEQIEKCVKARERLEECNARVSSKSNTEKCTEELFDFLHARDHCVAHKLFSKLK